One Glycine soja cultivar W05 chromosome 2, ASM419377v2, whole genome shotgun sequence genomic region harbors:
- the LOC114393639 gene encoding RING-H2 finger protein ATL70-like, with amino-acid sequence MNNTTDSGFLGSNNISGFGMGIGISIGILLLITTITLTSYFCTRAQVPTPPRRRGTSNSNPQFLEPHHTIVDVGLDEATIMNYPKMLYSEAKLRKSDSTSTSCSICLGDYKGSDLLRVLPDCDHVFHLKCIDPWLRLHPTCPLCRTSPIPTPLSTPLAEVIPLATRRD; translated from the coding sequence atgaACAACACAACCGATTCCGGATTCCTCGGGTCCAACAACATAAGTGGCTTTGGCATGGGGATAGGAATCTCAATTGGGATTCTTCTGCTCATCACAACCATCACACTCACCTCCTACTTCTGCACCAGGGCACAAGTGCCAACTCCTCCAAGGAGAAGAGGAACAAGTAATTCCAATCCACAATTCCTTGAGCCACACCACACAATAGTTGATGTTGGCCTTGATGAAGCCACAATCATGAACTACCCCAAAATGCTCTACTCTGAAGCCAAGCTAAGGAAATCTGATTCCACTTCAACAAGCTGCTCCATATGTCTTGGAGATTACAAAGGTTCTGATTTGCTAAGGGTGTTGCCTGATTGTGACCATGTCTTTCACCTCAAGTGCATAGACCCTTGGCTGAGGCTGCATCCAACTTGTCCTCTCTGCAGAACATCACCAATTCCGACACCTCTCTCAACTCCTCTGGCCGAAGTGATCCCTTTAGCAACCAGGCGAGATTAA